In one Methylobacterium sp. SyP6R genomic region, the following are encoded:
- a CDS encoding helix-turn-helix domain-containing protein, with protein MGDLIEAYDEEHRPLPVATGAEVLRVIMVERGLGQSDLPEVGGPSVVSEIPAGKRQINLRQARALADRFGFPAALFLGL; from the coding sequence ATGGGCGACCTGATCGAAGCCTACGACGAGGAGCATCGCCCGCTTCCGGTGGCCACGGGAGCCGAGGTGCTGCGCGTGATCATGGTGGAGCGCGGGTTGGGGCAATCCGATCTGCCGGAGGTCGGGGGGCCGTCGGTCGTGTCAGAGATCCCGGCCGGGAAGCGCCAGATCAACCTGCGTCAGGCGCGAGCGCTTGCAGATCGGTTCGGCTTTCCGGCCGCGCTGTTCCTGGGACTGTGA
- a CDS encoding glutathione S-transferase family protein → MSDDLVFYTHPMSRGRIVRWMLEEVGAPYRTEILGYGQTMKDAAYRTINPLAKVPALVHRGVTVTETAAICAYLADAFPQAGLAPAIDDPERGAYYRWLFFAAGPVEAAVTDKALGVEVPEDRRRMVGYGSMAEVLDALEGAVSGRDYLAGGRFSAADLYLGSHLMWGMQFGGIERRPAYEAYVARLAGRPAAVRAREIDDRLIAQAPQA, encoded by the coding sequence ATGAGCGACGATCTCGTCTTCTACACCCACCCGATGTCCCGCGGGCGCATCGTCCGTTGGATGCTGGAGGAGGTCGGGGCGCCCTACCGGACCGAAATCCTCGGCTACGGGCAGACGATGAAGGATGCCGCCTACCGCACCATCAATCCGCTCGCCAAGGTGCCTGCGCTCGTGCATCGCGGCGTGACCGTGACCGAGACGGCGGCGATCTGCGCCTACCTGGCCGATGCCTTCCCGCAGGCCGGCCTCGCCCCGGCCATCGATGATCCGGAGCGCGGCGCCTATTACCGCTGGCTGTTCTTCGCCGCCGGCCCGGTCGAGGCGGCGGTGACCGACAAGGCGCTCGGCGTCGAGGTGCCGGAGGACAGGCGCCGCATGGTCGGGTACGGCAGCATGGCGGAGGTGCTCGACGCCCTCGAAGGCGCGGTTTCGGGCAGAGACTACCTCGCCGGCGGGCGCTTCTCGGCCGCCGATCTCTATCTCGGGTCGCACCTGATGTGGGGGATGCAGTTCGGCGGCATCGAGCGACGCCCTGCCTACGAAGCCTATGTCGCCCGCCTCGCCGGCCGGCCGGCGGCCGTGCGCGCCCGGGAGATCGACGACCGGCTGATCGCACAAGCGCCGCAGGCCTGA
- a CDS encoding YgaP-like transmembrane domain: protein MANDLMHDVFGGERNLTTKERAISVVLGLGLAAAAAQPRPNKFLSLAALVAGSLLAIRGATGHCAAKSLMNSGSHEPARI, encoded by the coding sequence ATGGCCAACGACCTGATGCACGACGTGTTCGGCGGCGAGCGCAACCTGACCACCAAGGAGCGCGCCATCTCGGTCGTGCTCGGCCTCGGGCTGGCCGCGGCGGCGGCGCAGCCCCGGCCGAACAAGTTCCTGAGCCTCGCGGCCCTGGTCGCCGGCTCGCTCCTGGCGATCCGCGGCGCCACCGGCCATTGCGCCGCCAAGTCGCTGATGAACAGCGGCTCCCACGAGCCGGCGCGGATTTGA
- a CDS encoding GlsB/YeaQ/YmgE family stress response membrane protein, whose amino-acid sequence MLAILWTIIIGFVAGVIAKFIMPGSANEPSGFIMTTLLGIVGAFVATFLGQLTGWYPPNEGAGLIASVVGAVIVLAIYGFIQGRRRTTVL is encoded by the coding sequence ATGCTTGCGATCCTGTGGACCATCATCATCGGCTTCGTCGCCGGTGTCATCGCCAAGTTCATCATGCCCGGCTCGGCCAACGAGCCGAGCGGCTTCATCATGACCACGCTGCTGGGCATCGTCGGCGCCTTCGTGGCGACGTTCCTGGGTCAGCTCACCGGCTGGTACCCGCCCAACGAGGGCGCGGGCCTGATCGCCTCGGTCGTCGGCGCCGTGATCGTCCTGGCGATCTACGGCTTCATCCAGGGCCGCCGCCGCACCACGGTCCTCTGA
- a CDS encoding RidA family protein encodes MTITRFDTGPRMSQAVVHNGTAYLAGQVADNVSNNEGVEAQTKDILAQIDALLATVGSDKTRLLSATIYLADMSTFAEMNRAWDGWVAEGHTPARATVEAKLAGPQYKVEISIIAAVKA; translated from the coding sequence ATGACCATCACCCGTTTCGACACCGGCCCCCGGATGAGCCAGGCGGTGGTCCATAACGGCACCGCCTACCTCGCCGGCCAGGTCGCGGACAACGTCTCGAACAACGAGGGCGTCGAGGCGCAGACCAAGGACATCCTGGCCCAGATCGACGCGCTGCTCGCGACCGTCGGCAGCGACAAGACCCGTCTGCTCTCGGCCACGATCTACCTCGCCGACATGTCGACCTTCGCCGAGATGAACCGTGCCTGGGACGGCTGGGTCGCCGAAGGCCACACCCCGGCCCGCGCCACCGTCGAGGCGAAGCTCGCCGGCCCGCAATACAAGGTCGAGATCTCGATCATCGCCGCGGTCAAGGCCTGA
- a CDS encoding polyamine ABC transporter substrate-binding protein, whose protein sequence is MRLLRRGFLRATTACLLALAAGFPTGPAVAAAPERVVNIYNWSDYIDPKMLDAFTRETGIKVVYDTYDTNEILETKLLAGRSGYDLVVPTGPFLQRLIKAGAFQPLDKAKLPNLKHAWPEVTARLAAYDPGNAYAVDYMWGTTGIGVNTALVRERLGPNQPLNTWDIVLRPELIAKLKDCGVTMLDSPDDIIPSVLQALGLKPDSRRVDDLDKAGDALFRIRGAVQKFHSSEYINQLANGDVCLSVGYSGDILQARRRAREAKNDVDIAYYIPQQGALMWFDAFAIPKDAAHAAEAHAFIDFMMRPEVAAANTNFVSYASGNLAAKTLIRPEILSDPGIYPDEATFRRLFTNTAYDDRTQRVVTRLWTRVRTGR, encoded by the coding sequence ATGCGGCTCCTCCGGCGCGGCTTCCTGCGGGCGACCACCGCCTGCCTTCTCGCTCTGGCGGCTGGGTTCCCGACGGGGCCAGCAGTCGCGGCCGCGCCGGAGCGGGTCGTCAACATCTACAACTGGTCGGATTATATCGACCCCAAGATGCTCGACGCCTTCACGCGCGAGACCGGCATCAAGGTCGTCTACGACACCTACGACACCAACGAGATCCTCGAGACCAAGCTGCTCGCCGGCCGCTCGGGCTACGACCTCGTGGTGCCGACGGGGCCCTTCCTGCAGCGCCTGATCAAGGCCGGCGCCTTCCAGCCCCTCGACAAGGCCAAGCTGCCGAACCTCAAGCACGCCTGGCCCGAGGTGACGGCGCGGCTCGCGGCCTACGATCCGGGCAACGCCTACGCCGTCGACTACATGTGGGGCACCACCGGCATCGGGGTGAACACCGCGCTCGTGCGCGAGCGCTTGGGGCCCAACCAGCCGCTCAACACCTGGGACATCGTCCTGCGCCCGGAGCTGATCGCCAAGCTCAAGGATTGCGGCGTCACGATGCTGGATTCTCCCGACGATATCATTCCGAGCGTGCTCCAGGCGCTCGGGCTGAAGCCCGATTCGCGCCGGGTCGACGACCTCGACAAGGCGGGCGACGCGCTGTTCCGCATCCGCGGCGCGGTGCAGAAGTTCCACTCCTCCGAGTACATCAACCAGCTCGCCAATGGCGACGTCTGCCTCTCGGTCGGCTATTCGGGCGACATCCTGCAGGCCCGCCGTCGCGCCCGCGAGGCCAAGAACGACGTCGACATCGCCTATTACATCCCGCAGCAGGGCGCCCTGATGTGGTTCGATGCCTTCGCGATCCCCAAGGACGCGGCCCACGCGGCGGAGGCCCACGCCTTCATCGACTTCATGATGCGGCCCGAGGTGGCGGCGGCCAACACCAACTTCGTCTCCTACGCGAGCGGCAACCTGGCGGCGAAGACCCTGATCCGCCCCGAGATCCTGTCCGATCCCGGCATCTACCCGGACGAGGCGACCTTCCGGCGGCTGTTCACCAACACCGCCTACGACGACCGCACCCAGCGGGTGGTGACGCGGCTCTGGACCCGCGTCCGCACCGGGCGGTGA
- a CDS encoding DUF3597 domain-containing protein, giving the protein MSLLGTIVSKILHPFGGGDAQAQTSDAPKTDTSTGGALGGGSDASSGASVPKVDGKVDVEAVLNDLAAKAGQPLNWRTSIVDLMKLLHLDSSLSARKELAKELNYTGDTDDSATMNVWLHKQVIKKLEENGGKVPDDLKD; this is encoded by the coding sequence ATGAGCCTGCTCGGGACGATCGTCAGCAAGATCCTGCACCCCTTCGGCGGCGGCGACGCCCAGGCGCAGACGTCGGACGCGCCGAAGACCGACACCTCCACGGGCGGCGCACTCGGCGGCGGCTCGGACGCGTCTTCGGGCGCCAGCGTGCCGAAGGTCGACGGGAAGGTCGATGTCGAGGCGGTGCTCAACGACCTCGCCGCGAAGGCCGGGCAGCCGCTCAACTGGCGCACCTCGATCGTCGATCTGATGAAGCTGCTCCATCTCGACAGCAGCCTGTCGGCCCGCAAGGAGCTCGCCAAGGAGCTGAACTACACCGGCGACACCGACGACTCGGCCACGATGAACGTGTGGCTGCACAAGCAGGTCATCAAGAAGCTGGAGGAGAACGGCGGCAAGGTGCCGGACGACCTCAAGGATTGA
- a CDS encoding aromatic ring-hydroxylating oxygenase subunit alpha yields the protein MTGDPIRRALDDVWYCVGESRSLRPGGMRSVSLGEEAVVVGREESGALFALRDRCPHRGMALSAGRIVDGNLVCPFHGWQFRPDGACAAIPALARRDDANFASVRLARFAIAEKSGLIWIHASANPAGANPDAAPPIPEVEFKYCGQLVEILEVEASFDLVALSFVDPAHVAYVHDSWWWRPSKTMKEKVKHFAPSPFGFTMTSHTAKTASLAYRLLGSIPEVEIEFRLPGVRLERITAGEKRLANYTFAAPLANGRTALINAMYWNIPALNLLKPVARPLMRQFLGQDRDVLQIAQRGLDRKPAMVLMGESDVQSQWYFSLKREFLRAREAEAAFVNPLEPRELRWRS from the coding sequence ATGACAGGGGATCCGATCCGCCGGGCGCTCGACGACGTCTGGTACTGCGTCGGCGAGAGCCGCAGCCTGCGGCCCGGGGGTATGCGGTCTGTGAGCCTCGGCGAGGAGGCCGTGGTGGTCGGGCGCGAGGAATCGGGTGCGCTGTTCGCGCTGCGCGACCGCTGCCCCCATCGCGGCATGGCGCTCTCGGCCGGCCGCATCGTCGACGGCAACCTCGTCTGCCCGTTCCACGGCTGGCAGTTCCGGCCCGACGGCGCCTGCGCGGCGATTCCGGCCCTCGCCCGCCGGGACGACGCCAACTTCGCCTCGGTCCGCCTCGCCCGCTTCGCGATTGCCGAGAAATCCGGCCTGATCTGGATCCATGCGAGCGCGAATCCCGCGGGTGCGAACCCGGACGCGGCGCCGCCGATCCCGGAGGTCGAGTTCAAGTATTGCGGCCAGCTCGTCGAGATCCTGGAGGTCGAGGCCTCGTTCGACCTCGTCGCCCTGAGCTTCGTCGATCCGGCCCACGTCGCCTACGTGCACGATTCCTGGTGGTGGCGCCCGTCGAAGACCATGAAGGAGAAGGTGAAGCACTTCGCGCCCTCGCCCTTCGGCTTCACCATGACGAGCCACACCGCGAAGACCGCCTCCCTCGCCTACCGCCTGCTCGGCTCGATCCCGGAGGTCGAGATCGAGTTCCGGCTGCCGGGGGTGCGGCTGGAGCGGATCACCGCCGGCGAGAAGCGCTTGGCCAACTACACCTTCGCCGCGCCGCTGGCGAACGGGCGCACCGCGCTCATCAATGCGATGTACTGGAACATTCCGGCGCTCAACCTGCTCAAGCCCGTCGCCCGGCCGCTGATGCGCCAGTTCCTCGGCCAGGACCGGGACGTGCTCCAGATCGCCCAGCGCGGCCTCGACCGGAAGCCCGCCATGGTGCTGATGGGCGAGAGCGACGTGCAGTCGCAATGGTATTTCAGCCTCAAGCGCGAGTTCCTGCGCGCCCGCGAGGCCGAGGCTGCCTTCGTCAATCCCTTGGAGCCGCGGGAACTGCGCTGGCGCAGCTGA
- a CDS encoding BLUF domain-containing protein, whose protein sequence is MSEDIFRIIYKSAAAHPADVMLGHGHIANLLATARQRNRAADVSGVLVYTGLGFFQVLEGPRSSVQPIFESILADRRHHTLAVIEMDFTAERRFDGWAMGFLGTTRELDDRLNGIGLGPVGGPETLDRLLRRTLLVLVDSPISMPWLGAREDGLGAALARRF, encoded by the coding sequence ATGTCCGAGGACATCTTCCGCATCATCTACAAGAGTGCCGCCGCGCATCCGGCGGATGTGATGCTGGGTCACGGCCATATCGCGAACCTGCTCGCCACGGCCCGGCAGCGCAACCGGGCGGCCGATGTCTCGGGCGTCCTGGTCTATACCGGCCTCGGCTTCTTCCAGGTGCTGGAGGGCCCGCGATCCAGCGTCCAGCCGATCTTCGAATCGATCCTGGCCGATCGGCGCCATCACACCCTGGCGGTGATCGAGATGGATTTCACCGCCGAGCGCCGCTTCGACGGCTGGGCCATGGGGTTTCTCGGTACCACCCGCGAACTCGACGACCGGCTCAACGGCATCGGGCTCGGCCCGGTCGGGGGGCCCGAGACCCTGGACCGGCTCCTGCGCCGGACCCTGCTCGTCCTCGTCGACAGCCCGATCAGCATGCCGTGGCTCGGTGCGCGCGAGGATGGTCTCGGGGCCGCCCTCGCGCGGCGGTTCTGA
- a CDS encoding hydantoinase/oxoprolinase family protein, whose protein sequence is MTHLHPSASLRRVIGWDLGGVHVKAALVEDDRVQAVVQAPCPLWNGLPALDATFAALPDWTREPARHAVTMTGELTDCFADRADGVAQLAAWAARTLQGEVAVYAGRAGLVAPDAASSHAPDIASANWHATAALIGALRPDALLVDIGSTTADLIPIRGGQPRPIGYSDAERLETGELVYTGVVRTPLLALSQTAPFRGRRTALMAECFATTADAYRLLGLLPEAEDQQDSADLKGKSIPETEIRLARMIGRDRHEGSEEDWVRLAGFFAEAQLRLLHDAAGLILSRGELFETAPIVYCGAGRFVATRLAARLGHPAEDLADLIAPRLAAEAAAFASTCGPAVAVAVLAAG, encoded by the coding sequence GTGACCCATCTCCATCCCTCCGCCTCGCTCCGTCGCGTCATCGGCTGGGACCTCGGCGGGGTCCATGTCAAGGCGGCGCTGGTCGAGGATGACCGCGTGCAGGCGGTGGTCCAGGCGCCGTGCCCGCTCTGGAACGGCCTGCCGGCGCTGGATGCCACCTTCGCGGCCCTGCCGGACTGGACCCGGGAACCCGCCCGTCACGCGGTGACGATGACCGGAGAGCTGACCGACTGCTTCGCCGACCGCGCCGACGGCGTGGCGCAACTCGCTGCCTGGGCCGCCAGGACCCTGCAAGGCGAGGTGGCGGTCTATGCCGGGCGGGCGGGCCTCGTCGCGCCCGACGCGGCCTCGTCCCATGCCCCCGACATCGCCAGCGCCAACTGGCACGCCACCGCCGCCCTGATCGGAGCCTTACGGCCGGACGCGCTCCTCGTCGATATCGGATCGACCACCGCCGACCTGATCCCGATCCGGGGCGGGCAGCCCCGCCCGATCGGCTACAGCGATGCCGAGCGGCTCGAGACGGGGGAGCTGGTCTATACCGGCGTGGTCCGCACGCCGCTGCTGGCCCTGTCGCAGACCGCGCCGTTCCGCGGCCGGCGCACGGCGCTGATGGCGGAGTGCTTCGCCACCACGGCCGACGCCTACCGCCTGCTCGGGCTGCTGCCGGAGGCGGAGGACCAGCAGGACAGTGCCGACCTCAAGGGCAAGTCCATCCCCGAGACCGAGATCCGCCTCGCCCGGATGATCGGCCGCGACCGCCACGAGGGCTCGGAGGAGGACTGGGTGCGACTCGCGGGCTTCTTCGCCGAGGCGCAGCTGCGTCTGCTGCACGATGCCGCCGGCCTGATCCTGTCCCGCGGCGAGCTGTTCGAGACGGCGCCGATCGTGTACTGCGGCGCCGGCCGCTTCGTCGCCACGCGCCTCGCCGCGCGCCTCGGGCATCCGGCGGAGGATTTGGCGGACCTGATCGCGCCGCGCCTCGCCGCCGAAGCAGCCGCCTTCGCGTCAACCTGCGGGCCGGCGGTGGCGGTGGCGGTGCTGGCAGCGGGATGA
- a CDS encoding HisA/HisF-related TIM barrel protein: MSGPASATRTEVVPVLDLRGGVVVRARAGDREAYAPIVTPLSGSPAPAEVAHGLLAAWPARRLYVADLDAIMDGTPPDLDSLRAITASCPGVELWVDAGFSTDEGVAAFLAAGSGRPVLGSESQADAMLVRRIGARAILSLDSRDGVPMGAAELHVDPSAWPPEVIVMTLSRVGSGAGPDLATLRALKARSPHTAFYAAGGLRGPEDLPVLEAAGAAGVLVASAIHDGRLRA; the protein is encoded by the coding sequence ATGAGCGGGCCCGCTTCCGCAACCCGGACCGAGGTGGTGCCGGTCCTCGATCTGCGCGGCGGCGTGGTGGTGCGGGCGCGCGCCGGCGACCGCGAGGCTTACGCGCCGATCGTCACGCCGCTCTCGGGCAGCCCCGCCCCTGCCGAGGTGGCGCACGGCCTCCTCGCAGCCTGGCCGGCGCGCCGGCTCTACGTCGCCGATCTCGACGCGATCATGGACGGGACGCCGCCGGACCTCGACTCCCTGAGGGCGATCACGGCGTCCTGCCCGGGGGTGGAGCTTTGGGTCGATGCAGGTTTCTCGACCGACGAGGGCGTGGCGGCCTTCCTGGCTGCGGGCTCAGGCCGGCCGGTGCTCGGCAGCGAGAGCCAGGCCGATGCGATGCTGGTGCGTCGGATCGGCGCCCGGGCGATACTCTCCCTCGACAGCCGCGATGGCGTGCCGATGGGCGCGGCCGAGCTGCACGTGGACCCGTCGGCTTGGCCGCCGGAGGTGATCGTGATGACCCTGTCGCGGGTCGGCAGCGGTGCGGGGCCGGATCTCGCGACCTTACGCGCCCTCAAGGCGCGATCGCCTCACACGGCCTTCTACGCAGCCGGGGGCCTGCGCGGGCCGGAGGACCTGCCGGTGCTGGAGGCGGCGGGCGCCGCCGGGGTGCTGGTGGCGAGCGCGATCCATGACGGGCGGCTGCGGGCCTGA
- the fae gene encoding formaldehyde-activating enzyme, whose amino-acid sequence MATINKVMVGEALVGDGNEVAHIDLIIGPRGSAAETAFCNSLTNNKHGFTSLLAVVAPNLPCKPNTLLFNKVTINDARQAVQMFGPAQHAVAKAVQDCVAEGIIPAAEADDLYILVGVFIHWEAADDAKIEKYNYEATKLSIERAIKGTPTAAEVTQQYKTAQHPFAANVA is encoded by the coding sequence ATGGCGACGATCAATAAGGTGATGGTGGGCGAGGCCCTCGTCGGTGACGGCAACGAGGTCGCCCATATCGACCTCATCATCGGCCCGCGCGGCAGCGCCGCCGAGACGGCGTTCTGCAACAGCCTGACCAACAACAAGCACGGCTTCACCAGCCTGCTCGCGGTGGTGGCGCCGAACCTGCCGTGCAAGCCCAACACCCTGCTGTTCAACAAGGTGACCATCAACGACGCCCGCCAGGCCGTCCAGATGTTCGGCCCGGCCCAGCACGCCGTCGCCAAGGCGGTGCAGGATTGCGTGGCCGAGGGCATCATCCCGGCCGCCGAGGCCGACGACCTGTACATCCTGGTCGGCGTGTTCATCCACTGGGAAGCCGCGGACGACGCCAAGATCGAGAAGTACAACTACGAGGCCACGAAGCTGTCGATCGAGCGCGCCATCAAGGGCACGCCGACCGCCGCCGAGGTCACGCAGCAGTACAAGACCGCCCAGCACCCCTTCGCGGCGAACGTCGCCTAG
- a CDS encoding triphosphoribosyl-dephospho-CoA synthase → MPALAPPALAPATIAEAYLAACRAELAAIKPGNVHVHAAGHRMSVADFEASAALSAPPLTAPGARVGARIEGAVAATRAGVGQNTNLGIVLLCAPLAAAAERPGPLRDGLGCVLAGLDAADAAGLYAAIRLANPGGLGSAARHDVTAEGPPPPFLAAMAEAAVRDRIARAYVSGFEDLFTVGLPALAAARARGLAEPWTTTAVHLAFLTGFPDSHIARKFGAATAERVRAEAASALRGLTLGEGARAALLAHDSALKTAGFNPGTSADLTVATLFLDAVQRLKDGEPAQPANKS, encoded by the coding sequence ATGCCGGCCCTTGCCCCGCCGGCCCTTGCCCCGGCGACGATCGCAGAAGCCTATCTCGCGGCCTGCCGGGCGGAACTGGCGGCGATCAAGCCCGGCAACGTCCACGTCCACGCCGCCGGGCACCGGATGAGCGTCGCGGATTTCGAGGCGAGCGCCGCGCTCTCCGCCCCCCCTCTCACGGCGCCCGGCGCCCGGGTCGGGGCGCGGATCGAGGGCGCGGTGGCCGCCACCCGCGCAGGCGTCGGCCAGAACACCAATCTCGGCATCGTGCTGCTCTGCGCCCCGCTGGCCGCCGCGGCCGAGCGGCCCGGGCCGTTGCGCGACGGCCTTGGTTGCGTGCTGGCCGGGCTCGACGCGGCCGATGCGGCCGGACTCTACGCGGCGATCCGGCTCGCCAATCCCGGCGGGCTCGGCAGTGCGGCGCGCCACGACGTGACGGCCGAGGGCCCGCCGCCCCCGTTCCTCGCCGCCATGGCGGAGGCGGCGGTGCGCGACCGGATCGCGCGCGCCTACGTCAGCGGGTTCGAGGACTTGTTCACGGTCGGCCTGCCCGCCTTGGCGGCGGCCCGCGCCCGGGGCTTGGCCGAGCCCTGGACCACGACGGCGGTCCATCTCGCCTTCCTGACCGGATTCCCCGACAGCCACATCGCCCGCAAGTTCGGCGCGGCGACCGCCGAGCGGGTGCGGGCGGAGGCCGCTTCCGCCCTGCGCGGGCTGACCCTGGGGGAGGGCGCGCGGGCGGCCCTGCTGGCCCACGATTCCGCACTCAAGACCGCCGGGTTCAACCCCGGTACCAGCGCCGACCTCACGGTGGCGACGCTGTTCCTCGACGCCGTGCAGCGCCTGAAGGACGGAGAGCCCGCGCAACCTGCCAATAAGTCTTAA
- a CDS encoding ATP-grasp domain-containing protein, protein MRIGLAADNGAWHKARLLTALTDLGAAPVLFSLADVTIETGYPEPLRVPGFGGDLPDGVLLRTIAGGTFEATTMRLGALHALVAAGTTVWNGPQAIERSVDKAMTSLLLARHRIPTPETFVLSRRDAAAEVVAREAGPGRPLVLKPLFGSQGEGLQLISRPDELPPEELVGRVYYLQRYVARHDGAWQDYRVFVCAGRAIAGMIRQGDGWITNVHRGGRPLPWRPPVRAVALAEAAADAVGCGYTGIDLVEDGEGGFQVLEVNSMPAWSGLQQVTPVDIAREVAAGFLAAVRAGRTPRLVAEGA, encoded by the coding sequence ATGCGGATCGGGCTCGCGGCCGATAACGGCGCCTGGCACAAGGCCCGGCTGCTGACCGCCCTGACGGATCTCGGCGCGGCGCCGGTCCTGTTCTCGCTGGCCGACGTCACGATCGAGACCGGATATCCGGAGCCCCTTCGGGTGCCGGGCTTCGGCGGCGACCTGCCGGACGGGGTGCTCCTGCGCACCATCGCGGGCGGCACCTTCGAGGCGACGACGATGCGGCTCGGCGCCCTGCACGCGCTCGTGGCCGCCGGCACCACGGTGTGGAACGGGCCGCAGGCCATCGAGCGCTCGGTCGACAAGGCGATGACGAGCCTGCTGCTCGCCCGCCACCGCATCCCGACGCCGGAGACCTTCGTGCTCTCGCGCCGGGACGCCGCCGCCGAGGTGGTGGCCCGTGAGGCGGGTCCCGGGCGGCCGCTGGTGCTCAAGCCTCTGTTCGGCTCGCAAGGGGAGGGGCTGCAGCTCATCTCACGGCCCGACGAGCTGCCGCCCGAGGAACTGGTCGGGCGAGTCTACTACCTGCAACGCTACGTCGCCCGCCATGACGGGGCCTGGCAGGATTACCGGGTCTTCGTCTGCGCCGGCCGGGCCATCGCCGGGATGATCCGCCAGGGCGACGGCTGGATCACCAACGTCCATCGCGGCGGCCGGCCGCTGCCCTGGCGCCCGCCGGTCCGGGCGGTGGCGCTCGCAGAGGCGGCCGCCGACGCGGTGGGATGCGGCTACACGGGAATCGACCTCGTGGAGGACGGGGAGGGCGGCTTCCAGGTGCTCGAAGTCAACAGCATGCCGGCCTGGTCGGGCCTGCAGCAGGTCACGCCGGTCGACATCGCCCGGGAGGTCGCGGCCGGCTTCCTGGCGGCGGTCCGGGCGGGGCGGACGCCGCGCCTCGTCGCCGAGGGGGCGTGA
- the mch gene encoding methenyltetrahydromethanopterin cyclohydrolase, producing the protein MSSSAAPSRPSVNALAAPLVEALAADAVKLRLAVTRAPEGARLIDAGAGVRGSIEAGRRIAEICLGGLGTVTVSPAGPLEAWPFTLTVHSADPVLACLGSQYAGWSLADEEGDSGFFALGSGPGRAAAAVEHLFEELAYRDEASRIALVLESGSPPPASVTAKVASAAGVAPSDVTFVYAPTQSLAGATQVVARVLEVALHKAHSVGFDLNAIVDGLGAAPLSPPHPDFIQAMGRTNDAIIYGGRVQLFVEADDADAKGLAEALPSTTSRDHGAPFAEIFSRFNGDFYAIDKHLFSPAEVIVTSLRSGASHRAGRLVPELVARSFA; encoded by the coding sequence ATGAGTTCATCCGCCGCCCCGTCCCGCCCGAGCGTGAACGCGCTCGCCGCTCCCCTGGTCGAGGCCCTGGCCGCCGATGCCGTGAAGCTCCGGCTCGCCGTGACGCGGGCGCCGGAAGGGGCGCGGCTGATCGATGCCGGGGCGGGGGTGCGCGGCTCGATCGAGGCCGGACGGCGCATCGCCGAGATCTGCTTAGGCGGCCTCGGCACCGTGACGGTGAGCCCCGCCGGCCCGCTGGAGGCCTGGCCCTTCACCCTGACCGTGCACAGCGCCGACCCGGTGCTCGCCTGCCTCGGCAGCCAGTATGCCGGCTGGAGCCTCGCCGACGAGGAGGGCGATTCGGGCTTCTTCGCCCTCGGCTCCGGCCCCGGCCGGGCGGCTGCCGCCGTGGAGCACCTGTTCGAGGAACTGGCCTATCGCGACGAGGCCTCGCGCATCGCCCTGGTGCTCGAATCGGGCAGCCCGCCGCCGGCCTCGGTGACCGCCAAGGTCGCGAGTGCCGCGGGCGTGGCGCCGTCCGACGTGACCTTCGTCTACGCCCCGACCCAGAGCCTCGCCGGCGCGACCCAGGTGGTCGCCCGGGTGCTGGAGGTGGCGCTGCATAAGGCGCATTCGGTCGGGTTCGACCTCAATGCCATCGTCGACGGGCTCGGCGCCGCGCCGTTGAGCCCACCGCATCCGGACTTCATCCAGGCGATGGGCCGCACCAACGACGCGATCATCTATGGCGGGCGGGTGCAGCTCTTCGTCGAGGCCGACGATGCCGACGCCAAGGGACTGGCCGAGGCCCTGCCGAGCACCACCTCGCGCGACCACGGTGCGCCCTTCGCGGAGATCTTTTCCCGCTTCAACGGCGATTTCTACGCCATCGACAAGCACCTGTTCAGCCCGGCCGAGGTGATCGTGACCTCGCTGCGCTCCGGCGCCAGCCACCGCGCCGGCCGGTTGGTGCCGGAGTTGGTGGCGCGCTCCTTCGCTTGA